GGGGCTGCGAGTAGGTCTGGCGACCGCTAAAGGTTTGTCGTTGGGCGCGGGAATGCCGCTTTACGGGTTTTCAAGCCTCGCGCTCTGGGCGGCTTCTTCGGGAAAAGAACAAGCGGCAGTGGTATTGGATGCACGCCAAAAAGAGATTTACTCGGCACTTTATACCTGCAGCGAGGCTGCGGTCTGTGACGCCGTTATTGAAGATGGCACACGAACACCAGCCGAATTTAAAGCGTTGATGCCAGAAACCAACGCGGTCTTGGTTGGTGATGGAAAAGAAGTGTTTGGTGAAGACAACGGGTGGATGGATTCGGTTTTACCAGATGCGGCTTTTGGCCTCTTGATGTTGGCGGATAAAATAAGAGCGGGCAACGGTGATGACTTAAGGCTCTTAAATCCTAACTACCACCGAATCACTGAAGCTGAGCGTCAAGCCCGTCTTCGTCGTCAATGAATATACTCTCGAGCTCTTGAGCGTTTTCCTCGGGCGCG
This Deltaproteobacteria bacterium DNA region includes the following protein-coding sequences:
- the tsaB gene encoding tRNA (adenosine(37)-N6)-threonylcarbamoyltransferase complex dimerization subunit type 1 TsaB, translating into MTDILSSFHRDALANLSQDAGGPLLSIDTSTTTASVCMVGWPGFEPVSHIEFEQGSVPSQALAEEIYQAMTKSGISATQIKAIAVGLGPGSFTGLRVGLATAKGLSLGAGMPLYGFSSLALWAASSGKEQAAVVLDARQKEIYSALYTCSEAAVCDAVIEDGTRTPAEFKALMPETNAVLVGDGKEVFGEDNGWMDSVLPDAAFGLLMLADKIRAGNGDDLRLLNPNYHRITEAERQARLRRQ